In Candidatus Hydrogenedentota bacterium, the genomic window ACTTGGACACGTGCTGTGCCTCTTCATTTCACCTGAGCGCTTTTCTGCGGCGTCCGTGCGATACCGCCCGCGCTTTTGGTATCCTACGGCGCTTTCACGTGAGAAACCGTACAACGGAGATATTGGCGCATGCGCAAAGAATCGCTCGCGTTTTTGAAGACGCTCGTGACCACGCCCAGTCCGTCGGGCTTCGAAGAAAGAATACAGGCCGTTTGCAGGGACTACGTCAAATCTTACGTTGACGATGTGTACAAGGATGTGCACGGCAATCAGTACGCGGTGCGAAATCCCAAAGGCAAACTGCGTGTCATGCTGGCGGGCCACGTCGACGAGATTGGCCTGATGGTCAACGATATTGATGAGAACGGTTTTCTGGGATTCGTCGCGATCGGCGGTATTGACCCGTCAGTTCTGGACGGTCAACGGATCATTGTTCACGGGGCGCACGGCCCGGTGCCCGGCGTCGTCGGCCGCACTGCCATTCACCTCATCGAGAAAGAAGAGCAGGGCAAACCGCTCAAACTCCACCAGCTCTGGGCCGACATAGGGGCCAAGGACCAGAGAGATGCCCAGAAAGTCGTCGCTATCGGCGATCCCATCACGGTGGATGCAGGGTTTGTTGAATTGCGCGACAACAAGGTCGTGGCGCGGGCGTTCGACGACCGGATCGGCGCCTTCGTGGTGCTGGAGGCCATGCGGCTCATCGCCAGGCGCAAGATCCAATGCGCGGTCTATTGCGTTACGACCGTGCAGGAGGAAATCGGTTTGCGCGGCGCCACGACAAGCGCTTACGGGTGCGCCCCTCACGCCGGCATTGCCGTGGACGTGGACCACGCCACCGACTATCCCTTCGTTGACGCGCGCAGGTTCGGCAAGCAGAAGATCAACGCGGGCCCGGTCATTTCGCGCGGGCCGAACATCAACCCCATCGTGAACCGCCAGCTCATCGCCGCGGCGAAGAAGCACAATATCCCCTACCAGGTGGCGGCGGCGCCGCGCGCCACGGGCACCGACGCCAACGCCATGCAGCTCAGCCGCCAAGGCGTCGCGACGGGGCTCATTGGCGTGCCCAACCGCTACATGCACTCGCCCGTCGAACTGTTGTCTCTCACGGACGCCGAGCACGCCGCGCAGCTCCTGGCCGAATGGGTCTGCTCGCTCACGCCCAAGACATCGTTCATACCCTGAGGCGATGACCCCGATGCGCTTTCGGGGCGTTATTTACGGGCCTTTGCGCGTATCTCGAGCAGGCGTTTCATGATGTGATGCAGGTTGCCGGACCAGGATTGCGTGCCCAGGGCGTCGTGCAATGCCTTGTACAGCGGATACAGTTCCTGATAGAC contains:
- a CDS encoding M42 family metallopeptidase, yielding MRKESLAFLKTLVTTPSPSGFEERIQAVCRDYVKSYVDDVYKDVHGNQYAVRNPKGKLRVMLAGHVDEIGLMVNDIDENGFLGFVAIGGIDPSVLDGQRIIVHGAHGPVPGVVGRTAIHLIEKEEQGKPLKLHQLWADIGAKDQRDAQKVVAIGDPITVDAGFVELRDNKVVARAFDDRIGAFVVLEAMRLIARRKIQCAVYCVTTVQEEIGLRGATTSAYGCAPHAGIAVDVDHATDYPFVDARRFGKQKINAGPVISRGPNINPIVNRQLIAAAKKHNIPYQVAAAPRATGTDANAMQLSRQGVATGLIGVPNRYMHSPVELLSLTDAEHAAQLLAEWVCSLTPKTSFIP